In Cardinium endosymbiont of Dermatophagoides farinae, the sequence GAAATTTTGAATACCTTCTACCGTGTCCACTTAGAGGAAAATCAAAAAGTAACAGACGAAAGTGCTGTAATCCTTAAACTAGAAGAAAACGGTATCATCGACGAAACGGTGTTGCCAGCGGGTACGGTTTTATACGGCAAAGCTAAATTTGCTAAAAATAGAATATTAGTAGCCATACATGTAGCCCAATATCTAGACAGGGCCTTTCCGATCTCTCTATCTTGTTACGATACTGATTTCCTACCTGGCCTCTTCTGCGAAGGTGTAAATCCTATTATTGAAAACAACAGTCATAAAGTATTGGATATGGTCACCGATCAAGTCGATTCGGGCTTAGCCAGTGAAGTCAGTAAAATGGCTACCCAATTCGTTAAAGATGTAACCAAAACCAAGTCCTTTAAACTGCATAAAGGTAGAGAGGTATATGTTTGTGCAGGAAAACAATTAAAAAATAAATGAAAAAATATTTATGGGTAGTATTTCTATCAACCGCTACTGTAGCTTACGCAGGAGATAAATGGGATAAGGCCAAAGAGACCCTGAAAGATGTGGTGAATAGTACGTTAGATTATATACCATTCGGCAATACGATCAAAAAACTATTTGGCAAGCAAGATAAACAAGTAGACCTTCTAAAAACGATTGCAAAAACAGAACAAAGCACCTTTGATAAAATCAGAGATAGTGCCCGAACAGCTATGGAAACCAAAAGAGCCATAGAAAAGGCTGGTAGAGCGGTAAGAGATGCGGTTAACTTAGGTAAGAAACTCAAAAATATGAGTTTTAAAAAAATGATCTTAGGTCAAACAGAAGATCTATTGGGCATTAGTTTAAACCCTGCTCGGTATATACCGGAAACAAAATATACCAATAAACTTAAAAAGAACATGAAATATAGCTGTGCAAGAGAAAAACAAACCATTCATTCAGTGAATAGATTTCTGAAAAATACAGGTAAATTAGTAGGCATCAAGGCAGCAAATGGGAAATATACCGATTTGAAAAAACTTAATAAAGAGATCGAAAAATCGATTCAATATGATCGTACGGTCGGGGAATATGCCCATACCAAACAGCTACTCCTAGCAGACGCTTACCAAAGAGAAGCCGATGAGTTACTAGCCAATAATAAAGAGATTCAGTATTTATTAGATGATGATGCAGCGGGTCTTAAAGTCAATGAACGGCTAGCAGCTTATAATCTGCTGCAAAAAAATATCATTTCCTCAACAAAACTTAAAGAAAAAGCTGTAAAATTACGAGAGAAGGCTTCTACTTTAACTAAAGTTGACCAGCAAGTTATCGCAGCAGAACAAGATAGGCTTACTTGGAAAAGTATGGTAACATACGAAATCAATGAAAGAGAGAGAAAAAGAAACTTAAAATAGACAAAATGATGCGTAAGATAGATGCACTGCCTATTGGCTATTCAGATGTTGAAAGGGTTATCCGAACAGGCTACTATGTAGATAAAACTCGATATGCACAAGAGCTAATAGAAAAAGAAAATCCTATTTTCATAGCCCGGCCTCGCAGATTTGGGAAATCGCTATTTATCAATACACTGGCTACTATAGCTAGTGGAGAAAAAGAGATTTTTAAAGATTATCATATAGGTAAACCAGAAAATGGGTATCAATGGAAGAAATATCCGGTGATTGATTTGGATTTTTCAGGTGTATCTAATAACACACCTGAAGAACTAAGCGCATCTATTAAAATGGTACTAAAAGAAATAGCCTTTTCATATAATGTAAAAATAGAAGATGCTACCGTGAAAGATGCGCTACGTAGTCTAGTGCTACAACTCTTAAACCTAGAAGATACTATAGAAAGCAAGGAAAGTATAAAATCTGTTTATGAATCCAAAATAGTAGTATTGATAGACGAATACGATGCACCTATAGTTCATCTAACAAAAGGCTCAGATCTAGAAAAATCCAATATTAAAGTCATGAAAGATTTCTTTATGACTTTAAAATCCCTTAACAAACATTTTCAATTTACCTTTATCACTGGGGTTAGTAAGTTTAGTTTATCTGATGTGTTTTCAGGGGCTAATCATTTAGACGATATTACTATTTCCAAAGATGCTGATGCCATGTTTGGATATACGCAAGAAGAGATCGTAACTATATTCTCAAAAAACTTACAAGATATTGCTAAAAAATGGAGTGTAAAAGAAAATAAAAAAGTTACTAAATCAGAAGTTATGAGTGGTATTGCGACTTATTACAATGGTTATAAGTTCCATCAAGATGGTGTAAGTGTGTATAATCCCTGGTCTACGTTAAAGTTTTTAAACAGTAGTGAACTAGAAAACTACTGGTACGAATCAGGCAGCCCAACTATCCTCATTAACCAGATGCTAGCAGACCCTGATAGATTTCAGTTAGATGCACTACCTATTGATGCCTATAGACATCAGTTAATGTATACAGGCAGCAGGAATGAGATTAGTTTAAAAGCCCTGATGTTTCAAACCGGCTACCTAACAATAGATAGTTATGGGCCATCTACAGGCGTTTATAAGCTCAAGTTTCCTAATCAAGAAATAGCAAAAGCTTTTCATCAAACGATCCAAGATAGCTTAGAACGGCGTGTTAAAGACTATTTTCTATCCATACAAGATCAAATAAAAAGCGCTTTACAAACAAAAGACATTGAGTCCTTTATTATCGCCATTAATATAGCCTTTGCTAGCATCCCTTACTATATCACTAGTAAAACGGAAAAAGATTATCACAGTAACCTCCATATGTTACTCTATGGTCTAAACTGCTTAGAGGGTATTAATAGTCATATGGCTAGTGAAGCTTCTTCTAGCAAAGGTAGGGCTGATATAGTACTAACTATTGGTAGCATCGTCTATATTATAGAAATCAAGTATAAATCGAGTGGTAAAGTAGCTTTACAACAAATTAAAGATAATCGCTATTATACTTCCTATCTATTGAAAGCCAAAGAGATTATCTTATTGGGTATTAACTTTGACGAAGCATCAAAATCTATAGATAGCTGGGCACATGAAACCGTAAACAGAGCAGCGCATCTAAAAAAATAAAATCAGTGGCTTTATAAATTTTATAAAAACAACGTAACACCACTACAACTACACAAAATAGTACTACTTTTTCCCATACAGTTTACATATAAATGTAGGCTACTTTTTCAAAAGTATAGCACACTATACTTTACTACGTAAAGTGTATCCACACAAACGCTCTATATCTCCAATTTCGTTAATCTATAATCAAGCAAAGGGGAAAGAAATTTCCCATGATTTATGCAGCAATATACGATACAACCCATACAATATGTCGTACTACACATCACTAAATATAAAGAAACAGGCAGAATAGGCACACATATAGACAGAAAAAATTTGACTCAAAATGTAGCACACTTTAAAAGCGATATAGACCCAGCAATGCGTGAATTATTGGGACCACATATTGATCATACACGTTGTAGTATGCATGCTTGATTGATTTTAAGATTTGATCCGAGTGGGGCTAGTTTCTATTTTTTAGGTGTCCAAACCTCAAAAAAAATAAATTTTTTAGCCTTCTTCGGGAGGCTTTTTTTATGCCCTTCGAATGGATAATTTTTATTGTTAAATAGTCACCATGCTTCGACAGTGCTTTACAAAATTTATAAATACTTAATAATGAGCCTTTTATACATTACTTTCTTCCATAATTCTATTTAACATAATATTAATTATATAACAAATACAGGAAAGGAATAAGCCAATGAAATGCTGGTTCATTATATCATAGAAACAGAAATCTGTTTAACCTGTCTCTACATATTACCTAATTAATGGTAAAAAAGTTATGCGGGTTAAGCGATATCTTACCGATGACTTATCTAATAAGGTAGCAGAAACTGATGAAAGTTTAATTCAAGAAAAAGAGCTCATTAGTCTGCTTGTAAACAAAACAACTTTAACTGAGCAAAAGGTAACTGAAACCATTAATTTTATTAAGAACGCACATGGCAATACGATACGTAAGTCAGGTGAGCCTTATTATACCCACCCTATGGAGGTAGCTAAGATTGTATTAGAGGCTACAAATAATGCTGATACCATTTTGGCTGCTCTATTGCATGATGTAGTAGAGGATACAATGGTTACATTGGAGCAAATCGAACTACTATATGGAATGGAAGTTGCTTATATAGTAGACATGGTTACGTATTATAATACTTATGGTTATCGATGGAAATTAGATCATTCAGATAGTCAAATTATATTAAATCAGTGTAAGGACATTCGTGTCGTTCAGATTAAATTAGCTGATAGGCTGCATAATCTAAGAACTATATCTGTAAGAAAGCTAGCAGACCAAAAAAGAATAGCCAAAGATACTATAGACTTTTATATTCCATGGTCCAAAAAAAATAATATTTTAATCTGGTTATCAGAAATAGAGCATATATGTGAGCAGATTTTACATACTAATCCTACATAGTCGTCCCTGAAGTGTTAATGTGAGCTTGGGGGTAATTTGTTTTTAATTTGATAATCATAAAAATTACAACTATACATCCAACGAATCGGGAGATGAAAACTGGTGTAATACTACTGTGCCATTTATCAACATTACAAGTCCGTTGCAATAGAAAATTATACAGGTTTTTTTCTTGTAAATCTATTCTTAATTCAGACATTTTTATAATTTTATAATAAGGAATAATCTTTATTTATGTACTTTTTAGGACTTATACGAAACTATTAGATAAAATTTTTCATATAGTCAAGATACTGTTTTGTTAGATTTTCAGTTTCGAATAAACATTATTGAGCATTGATCATGATATTATATAACACACCACTGCTAATGGTATTGGTCTTTTTGGGATTGAACCTAGTCTTAGGCCTTTATTGTACCAATAAAACAACCACATTTCGCCAATACGCTGTTGGTAATAAGCGGTTTAAAACTGCTACCTTGGTGCTTACAGTATTGGCTACAACTTTTGGAGGAGGAACGTTGATGTGTACTATGCCTAGTTATTATAATTTTGGTATAGAATACATAATTCCACTAATAGGTACTTGCGCCAATATTTGGATGATCAGTCTACTGGGACTGCGTATGGGTCCATTTATGAAGCACCTTTCTATTGCAGAAACGATAGGTAACGTATATGGTAAGTATCCTAGGGTTATTGCCGCTTTATTGGGTATCTGTTTTTCTATTGGTGTTCTTGCTATGCAGATCAATGTAATGTCCTATGCTATAGGCGTGTGCATAGATTCTGTTGACCCTCGTATCGTAACATTACTAGCCACCTTAATCTTTATAGTTTATGATATGCTTGGCGGTGTTCGTGCCATTACTATTACTGATATATTCCAGTTTATCATATCTATAGTTATTATTGCCTTGCTTACAAGCCTACAAAGTTTTCTTTCGTGTAATGCTTTGCAGCTTTGTTATGTTAGGTTCTATTGTAACAATTAGCCTACTTGTTTTTGTGTGTAATCCAACGCTACAAAGAGTAGAAATTTGGCCATATATATTAACCCATATCCCATATGTTTATAAAGGATGTTTGGTAATTTGTATCCTAGGGATGGCCATATCGACAGCTGATTCAATCTTACACACTGCTACCATTATGGCTTGCCATGATCTAGTGAAACCTATCCGAGATGTGGAAGCAGTACTTGATGTGAAACAGCTTCGCTTAGTTAGGTTAACTACATTAGTTATTGGCCTATTGGCTATGACCCTGACGGTTTACTATCCTGGTATATTTCAATTAAATATTTTTGTTTTTGGCTATGCGTTGCCATTTTTTATAGTAACAGTAGTTCCTCCTTTTATATTAGCCGTTTTTGGCTTCCGCGGTAGTTCTCTTACAGCTTTGATTGGGATGACTACAGGTATACTAGTTGCCTTAGTTTTTGAAAAGTGTGTTGAGCATAAAGTAGCAAATTTTTATGAATCTTTTGGCGTGATGGCCAATGGAATAGCTATGATGGTTGCACACTATCTACTACCACAACCACCCGGTAAGGGGTGGGTTGAAAAAGATCACAAACTAAGAAGAATAGAACAGCTGATACGAGTATTTAAAATACATAAAAAAAAGATAGACCTAGAGTAGGTTTATCCTAGTACATCGGGTCAGCTTGTATATTGGATTGTTCTTTGTATATCTTAAAAACTGCTACTTGGACCATCGGGTCACGCATGGCCATAAAGTTGCGGTTTTTCTTTGATCCATGATTTCTTTATCGACTACTGGTTAAGATTCGACATACTGAAAGCAGATAGCTTGAATTGTCTTATTAAACGAGCGTTATTTCTTTTGGGACAAGTTGGCTAACGCACAGGATGAACCATCTTTTAGTGAACTTAACATTAATAAAAATTTTGGTATATACCCCAGAAAAAAGGACTTAAGTATAAGTCCAAACCCTGACATAGTGGTGTCTTATAAGGCAAAAGATAGTAGGTTATCACAAGATGAATAAGAATGGGTCCAAAAGCTACGCGAATATGGATATGATATCAAAGCAGATGGTACTTATAATGATTCAGTCCGAAGAGGTATTTTAGCATTTAAAATACACCATTCTGGTGATGATATACTTCGTACTGATGCTTCACATAAGGATTGGGAAAAAAATATATCATGGAAAGGAAGGAGCTCTTTTATATCAGTTTGATGCGAACGATGGTAAATATCTAGATGATCTATTAGATCAGTTTTCTAAATAGTTTCTTCAATAGGCTTTTATAAATCCATAGGCTTTATTGTTTTATATGCTCTTCATGGATTTCATATGCCCAATTATCTATCATTCTGGTTTCCTCATTGAAGTTTATGCCTAGTAGTATAATGGATTTTTGCCTAAGTAAATAAGGTTTATAATAGCCGTGTTTGCTTTGATTTGTGCTAAGGCTATTTTTCCGCTGGATTTGTACTTTATTTCTATGATATATATGGCCGTTTTTAATTCTAAAACAATATCTGACCTGCCTTGACTAGATGGAGATGCGCTATGCATATGCATCGTATGACCTCCTAGAAATCCTAAACCTTGGAGCAACATATGTAAATTGCTGTGGTACTGTTTTTCTTGTTTGGTATCGATGTAGTATGGAAGTGTGGCAAAAGCTGTATTGATATGATCTATAAAGGTTTCAATGTTTTGATCCGCTAATGCACCTAGGATTCTATCACGTTCTTGTATAAAATAATCTTGTATACCCTTTTTTAAACTGGACTGTATACTTTTTTGAAAGGAATCTGCTATTTCCTTATTAGGGAATCTTAAAGTATATAGACTACTAGACTCATCATAATCATAAATGGTTAAATAGCCCGTTTGGAACATCAACGATTTTAAACTAATCTCATTTCTATTACCTGTATACATGAGGTCATCTCTAGTAGCTTGCATCTCAAGATTATCCATATTAAGGTTAAATCTATCAGGATCTGTTAGCATCTGGTTAATAAGTATAGTAGGACTGCCTGACTCGTACCAGTAGTTTTCTAGTTCTCCAGTATTTAAAAACTTTAATGTAGACCAAGGATTATAGACACTTATGCCATCTCTATGGAATCTATATCCATTGTAATGCGTTGTCATACGGCTCATTACTTCTGATGGAGTGACCTTGTTATTTTCTTTTGTACTCCATTTTTTAGCAATATCTTCTAAGTTTTTTGAGAATATGGTTACGATTTCTTGCTGGGTATAACCAAACATGGCATTGGCAGATTCATTGATCGTAATATCATCTAAATGATTGGCCCCTGAAAATACATCCGATAAACTAAATTTGCTTACGCCAGTGATAAAGGTGAGTTGAAAGTATTCATTGAGTGATTTCAAAGTCATAAAGAAATCTTTCATGACTTTAATATTAGCCTTTTCTAGGTCAGACCCTTTGGTTAGATGAACTATAGGTGCATCGTATTCGTCTATTAATAATACTATTTTCGATTCATAATCATTTCCTAATTTAGTCATATCTTCAACCAAGTTAGAGAGCTTTGTTTTAAGAACCTGTCCAGTAAGCTTCAACTGGTATATTGAAGCAATCCGTATAAGTAAATCTTCTAAAGATAGTTGTAATAATTCTGCTGATTCATTGGTCAATCTAGAGTGATCCAGTTTAATGACGGGATATTTCTTCCATCCATATCCATTTTCTGGCCTGCCTATATAGCAATCTTTAAAAATCTCTTTTTCTCCACTAGCTATAGTAGCCAGTGTATTGATAAACAGTGATTTCCCAAATCTGCGAGGCCGGGCTATGAAAATAGGATTTCTCTTCTCTATTAACTCTTGCGCATATTTGGTTTTATCTACGTAGTAGCCTGTTTCAATAACTGATGTAACATCTGAATACCCAATAGGCAGTGCATCTATCTTACGCATCATTTTATCTATTTTGATTTCTTTTTCTTTCTCTTTCTCTTACTTTTCCAAGCCAGCCGATCTTGTTCTGCTGCGATAGAAACCCGGCTGGCTTTAGTTAAAGTAGAAGCCTTCTCTCGTAATTTTACGGCTTTTTCTTTAAGTTTTGTTGAGGCAATGATATTTTTTTGCAGCAAATTATAAGCTGCTAGCCGTTCATTGACTTTAAGACCCGCTGCTCATCTGTTTTGTAATGGTTTTCCTGCACAGACATATACCTCTCTACCTTTATGCAGTTTAAAGAACTTGGTTTTGGTTATATCTTTCATAAACTGGGTAGCCATTTTACTTATTTCACTGGCTAAGCCTGAATCAGCTTGATCAGTGATCATATCCAATACTTTATGACTATTGTTTTCAATAATCGGATTGACCCCTTCACAGAAGAGACCAGGTAAGCAATCGGTATCGTAACAAGCTAGAGAGACCGGGAAAGTCCGATCTAGATACTGGGCCACAAGGACAAGGCCACATTTTGTAACATTAGAAAAAATAGACTCAATGGCTTAAGACGGTATGAGCTGCTCAATTGAAAATTTTCTTGCTTTTTTAAACATGATACTATTTCTAAAAAAGGTGACTGATATCTTAAATAACTATTTGACTTATAGGTCTAATAATGAGAAAATTGAAAATGAGTACCTATCATCTATAGATGATCTAATGGTTATGGTATCTAAGTTACCAAGGATTTGCCTTCTTAGGTCGTCAGTATCATCTTCAAGTTGAAGAACAAGATTTTTATATAGACCTGTTATTTTATCATATTAAGCTTCGTTCCTTTATAGTTATAGAGTTAAAATCTGGAGATTTCAAGCCTGAATATGTAGGAAAATTAATATTATGATAATCCTTAAAAATTGCTTTCTTTCCGCTACATATAGTAGCCAGTGTATCTATAAACAAAGACTTCCCGAATCTACGAGGCCGGGCTATGAAAATAGGATTTCTCTTCTCTATTAACTCTTGCGTATATTTGGTTTTATCCACGTAGTAACCTGTTTCAATAACTGATTCAACATTTGAATAACCAATAGGCAGTGCATCTACCTGACGAAATCTTAACCCTAACGCTCTGTCGATTCATGCCCGATGGTCCAATTTGTAACCTTTATGGTTATTATTGCCCTCCTTGTCAAGTTTGTATTTATACAAACCGGCAAGTCATTTTTAGAAATCATATTGTTTCTAAAAGAAGAAAAAAATTTCAACATTTTTATTAAATTCGCACCTACGAATAGCGTTATTAAGTTTTTATCTACCTATCTATGATGCTGTATAACATCCCCTTGCTCATGGTATTGGTTTTTTTGTTATTGACCCTATTGGTAGGTTTTTGTGCTAGTCAAAAAGCAACTTCCTTCCGGGAATATGTTGTGGGTAATAAACGATTTTCTACGGTTACTTTGATGGCCACGTTATTGGCCACCTGTTTTGGAGGAGGGGCGCTAATAACTAATGTAATACGTGTGCATCATAATGGTCTCTGGTGGATCATCCATATGCTTTTTAGTACCATCAATTTTTGGTTGATTAGTAGATTATCCTTACATATGGGGCCCTTCATGCAGGACCTTTCTATTGCAGACACAATAGGTAAGATATATGGCAAATATCCAAGACTTATTACTGCGCTATTTTGTATGGCATTTTATATTATTGTTGCCAACATGCAAATCCATGCAATGTCACTAGCCATCAAGATGTGCATAGATTCGATTGACCCACGTATGATTACTATACTTGCAACTTTAATTCTTATTATTTATGCTACTTTTGGAGGCATTCGCTCCGTCACCACTACCGATGTATTACAATTTATAACTTTGACCATTATTATTTTTCTGCTTGCAAAGCTTCTATTTGCAAAAACAGATAAACCTATTTTAGAAATAGTATCATGTTTAAAAAAACAAGAAAATTTTCAATTGAGCAGCTCATACCGTCTTAAGCCATTGAGTCTATTTTTTCTAATGTTACAAAATGTGGCCTTGTCCTTTGATCTCTTATCGATCCCAAAAGTATATATGTCTTCTAGCCCCATTCAAGCCAAAAAAGTTTTTTTATATGGTAATTTTTTTGGTATGCTTATATTCTTTGCTATAGTACTGATTGGTCTATTTGTTTTTATAATAAATCCAACCCTACCAGAAATGGAAGTTTGGGAGTACATAATGGCTAACATTTCACCCACTTTTAAAGGGTGTATTGCCATTGTCTTATTAGCAATGACCATGTCTACAGCTGATTCGAGTTTACATGCTTGTAGTATCGTAGTGAGTCACGATATGATGGAAATTATACAGGGCACAAAAGGTAGCCCTTCTCATGCTTATCAAATCCGACTGGCCAAACTAACTGTAATAGCTACAGGCTTATTAGCTATGCTATTAAGCCTTTACTACAAAAATCCATTAGAATTGATTATTTGGGGCATGGCATTGTCTACACCTATCATATCTGCTCCTTTTATCTTGGCTATTTTTGGTTTTAGAGGCACTTCTCGTACTGCCTTGATAGGTATGGCCATCAGTGTATTAGCGACTTTGTCTTGGAATAAATGGATTAAGCCATTAACAAGGAATAGAAGGTGATTTTTATTGCATTATGGCTAACGGCTTAGCCATGATGGCTGCACATTATCTACTACCCCAACCAGCTGGTAAAGGGTGGGTTGGGATAAATGATCAATATAAAAGAATGCAACAGCTAATAAGGGCATTTAAAAAATATAAAAAAACTATAGACCTAGAGTAGTGCCCTATTACCTAATTATGGCAAGGATATAAATTATATGATAACAAAAGAACAAATCCTGGAAAAGGTAGGGGGAGAGGAATATCTCATCCGCCACTTGGTTCCTACATTTAATTCAAATGTAAGAAAAAAAATTACAAATCTATATTTTCCGAGAAAGATGATAGACCAAGTATGTCTATTTATAAGGAAAAAAGGACAGGTACGTTAAAATTTAAATCTTTTAATACGGGTCACCAGGGCGATGCCTTCAGAATGTGGGCTGATTATTATGGATTAGACTGTAGGACGCAGTTTAAGGAACTTTTAGAACTCATTGACCAAGAGATGTGTCTGGGTTTGAATACTGAAAAGAAATCAAGAGTTATTCTAAAACCTATTTTTCCTAATTCACCCACTGTTAAAGACCCTGAAGCATCTTTTCCTTCTCAAACACTTCGTATTGAATACATATCTTGTTTAGAATCTCCTATTTCTAAGTTATATTTAAAATACTGGCTACAGTATGGTATTGACCAATCTGTTTTAGAAAAGTTTGATGTTAAACAAGTAAGTTTTTTATCTTATACCGCTAACTCAGGTCGTTATTTGTCTTTTAAATATTTTGATAAGCATCAGGTTGTAGCTGCCTATCATGTATCAGGTAGAGTTAAAGTATATATTCCAGAGATATCACCTTCATTTTCTAATGATCATTCTTTTAAAGGTCAGAAAAAATCATTTTCGTATAAGAATCAAAATAAAGATGATGTTTTTGGGTTGGTTCAATTACCTGAAGGAAATTTAGACTATATACTTCTTACAGCAGGGGAAAAAGATTGCATGAGTGCTTATGCACATGGGTTTAGAAATGTTATTTCTTTGCAGTCGGAGCACCAGATGCCTAGTGAGGATCTGTTGAGAGTTTTACGTGGTAAGACTTCCGTACTATTATGTTGTTATGATAATGATGAGGCAGGGAAGAATGCTTCTAAGAAGTTACGAGATTCTTTTGGTATTGTATCCGTTCAATTGCCAGGAGATGTAAAGGATATAGCGGAATACTTTCAAAGGTATACTACTAATGATTTTCAGATACTTCTAGATTGTGGTGTACAACAGGTACAATCTGTTACTATAAATTCTATTAATAACAATTATGCTGGAAAATCATGTAATACTAAACGTGGTAAAGTAAAAACCTATTTGAGTAATAAATTTAATTTTCGGTTGAATGTAGTTACCCAAGAGCGTGAGATGAGTACTAAACGTAATCCTGGTTTATGGGAAAAAGTTAACATAAATGAACTAAGGGATAATTTAGATAGGCATGGTTTTGAGTGCTCTTTGGATTTGATTAACTGCATATTAAAATATTTTTTTGTAGAACGTTTTAATCCTATAGAAGCTTATTTTTTAGCTTTTGAAAGAAATGAATTTGATGGTAGTAAGGATTATATTCGTCAACTGGCGAGTTACGTTCATTTAAAGGATTCTGCTTCTATTAATATTCACTATTGGTATACGCATCTTAAGCAGTGGATGATTAGGGCTGTTCGTACTGTTTTTGAACCTGGGAGTATAAATAAACATGCCTTGATTTTATGTTCTGTAAAAGAAAATATAGGTAAGAGTTATTTTTGTGAGTTTTTGTGCCCTCCTTCTCTTATAAGGTATTATAATGGGAACCCTGTTATTAGTAATGAGAAGGATGCGCAGAAGTCCCTAATTAGAAACTTTATTATAAACTTAGATGAACTTCATCAGCTTCGTTCTAATGCCCATGTGATCAAGACTTGGTTGTCCCAACGTTATGTTAATGTCCGGTTTACCTTACCAAGAAGATGAAATAACCGCCTCTCGTATAGCTTCTTTTTTAGGCAGTACCAATGATGTTGAATTTTTACGATCAGATTTAGGTCATAGTAGATGGATTAGTTTTGAAGTAGAGTTTATTGAATATATAGATGATGAAGTAAAATATATTTTAG encodes:
- a CDS encoding VapE domain-containing protein, which gives rise to MSIYKEKRTGTLKFKSFNTGHQGDAFRMWADYYGLDCRTQFKELLELIDQEMCLGLNTEKKSRVILKPIFPNSPTVKDPEASFPSQTLRIEYISCLESPISKLYLKYWLQYGIDQSVLEKFDVKQVSFLSYTANSGRYLSFKYFDKHQVVAAYHVSGRVKVYIPEISPSFSNDHSFKGQKKSFSYKNQNKDDVFGLVQLPEGNLDYILLTAGEKDCMSAYAHGFRNVISLQSEHQMPSEDLLRVLRGKTSVLLCCYDNDEAGKNASKKLRDSFGIVSVQLPGDVKDIAEYFQRYTTNDFQILLDCGVQQVQSVTINSINNNYAGKSCNTKRGKVKTYLSNKFNFRLNVVTQEREMSTKRNPGLWEKVNINELRDNLDRHGFECSLDLINCILKYFFVERFNPIEAYFLAFERNEFDGSKDYIRQLASYVHLKDSASINIHYWYTHLKQWMIRAVRTVFEPGSINKHALILCSVKENIGKSYFCEFLCPPSLIRYYNGNPVISNEKDAQKSLIRNFIINLDELHQLRSNAHVIKTWLSQRYVNVRFTLPRR